A segment of the Sphingomonas kaistensis genome:
ACGGAACCGACCCGCGGCTGTGCCCGGCGTGCGGCACCGGGCGGCTGGCGCTTCGCGGCGGCAAGTTCGGCGCGTTCGTCGCCTGCTCCAATTATCCCGAGTGCAAGTTCACGCGGAAGTTCGGGCAGGGCGGCGACGCCGCGACCGCGAGCAGCGAGCCGGCGGACCTTGGCGAGGGCATCATGCTCAAGACCGGTCGCTTCGGGCCCTATGTCGAGCAGGGCGAGAAGCGGGCGTCGATCCCGAAGGACGTGACGATCGACCTCGACTGGGCGAAGCAGCTGCTGAGCCTGCCGCGCGAGATCGGGGCGCACCCCGAGACGGGCGAGACGATCACCGCGTCGATCGGGCGCTACGGGCCTTACCTGCAGCACCAGGGGAAATATGCCCGCCTGACCAGCACCGCCGAGGTGTTCGAGACGGGCATGAACGCGGCGGTATCGAAGCTTGCGGATGCGGCGAGCGGGGCGGGGCGTGGCCGCGGTGCGGCGCGGGAGCCGCTTGCGGTGCTTGGCGCCCATCCCGAGAGCGCCAAGGAACTGAAGGTGATGGAAGGGCGGTTCGGGCCCTACGTCACCGACGGGACGACCCATGCGACGTTGCCCAAGTCGGCCGATCCCAAGGCGGTAACGCTGGACGAGGCGGTGGCCCTGATCGATGCCAAGGCGGCCAAGGGTCCGGCCAAGGGCAAGAAAAAGGCCCCGGCCAAGAAGAAGGCAGCGCCTAAGAAGGCGGCGGCGAAGAAGTAGCCCCGCACGCCCGGCAGCCCGGGTCCGCGACGATGCGGATCGGGCGCTGGGTGAGGCCAAGTCCGTCGATCAGGTGCACCGTGCCGGTCTTCACGTCGCCTGCTTGCGCGAGGAAGCGGAGGGCGAGGAGGGTGGCGAGATTGCCGGCAAGACCGGTCAGCGCGCCGGTGACGCCAAGCTCGGCGCAATTGTCGCAATCGTCGGCGTCGAAGGCATCGCCGACGAAGCAGCGGTAGCAGGGGCGGCCGGTGAACAGGCCGACCTGTCCCTGCCACTGCGCGGCGGCGGCGCTGAGAAGGGGGAGGCCGGATGCCACGCAAGCGTCGCTCACCGTCAGCCGGGTCGCAAAATTGTCGGTGCCATCGATGACGAGGTCGTGGCCGGAAAGGATGGCGGCGGCATTGTCGCCGGTGATCGCCTGCTCGACCCCGGCGACTTCCACGAAGGGATTGAGGCGGCGGACGAACTGGGCGGCGAGTGCGGCCTTGGGCTCGCCCGCGTCGCGTGAGCGGTAGATCGGCTGGCGGTGGAGGTTGGAGAGGTCCGCCGTATCGGGGTCGATGATGTTGAGGCGGCCGACGCCTGCCCCGGCGAGCGCCGGAATGACCGCCGCGCCGATGCCACCGGCACCAACCACCGCGACTTTCGCGGTTTTCAAGCGCTGCTGGCCCGGGCCCCCGAGGTGGGGGAGCACGATCTGGCGGGCGTAGCGGGTGAGTTCTTCGTCGGAGAGCATCAACGTCCGGTGCTACCGAACCCGCCGTCGCCGCGAACGGTTTCGTCGAGTTCGTCGACCTCCTCCCATTCGGCTTGCGTGACTGCTGCGGGGACGAGCTGAGCGATGCGCTCGCCGCGGCGGACCGGGAAGGGCTCGGTCCCGTGGTTGATCATGATGACCTTCAATTCGCCGCGATAATCGGCGTCGATGGTGCCGGGTGTGTTGGGGACGGTGATGCCGTGCTTGAGCGCGAGGCCCGAGCGGGGGCGGACCTGCACCTCATAGCCTTCGGGAATCGCGATGCGCAGGCCGGTGGCGACCGCGTGGCGCTGGCCCGGCTGGAGGTCGAAGTCTTCCGCCGACACCACGTCCATGCCGGCGGCGTGGGCGGTGGCGTAGGCGGGCAGGGGCAGCCCTTCCCCGTGGGGGAGGCGGGTAATCTGAATACGGATCATGAGAGGTCCTGGGCGATGCGGGCGAGGAGTGTACGGGCGAGGGCTTCCTTGGAGCCGGCGCCCAGATCCTCGGTGCCGTCGGCGGTGAGGAGATGGAGGTGGTTCGACGCGCCGCCCATGACGTCGCCGGACACGTCGTTGGCGACGATCCAGTCGGCGTTCTTTGCGGTGCGCTTGGCGGCGGCGTTGGCGAGGAGGTCGTCGGTCTCGGCCGCGAAGCCGACCAGCAGGCGCGGTCGGTCGGGATGGTGCCCGAGGGTCGCGAGGATGTCCGGGTTGGGGGCGAACCGCAGGTCGGGTGGACCGGCGGATTTCTTGAGCTTGGTCGGGCTGGCCTCGACCTTCCAGTCGGCGACGGCGGCGACCAGGATCGCGGCGTCGGCGGGCAGCGCGCCTGTCACGGCGGCGAGCATCTGGTCGGCGGTCTCGACGTCGATGCGGGCGACCCCGGGCGGGGTGGCGAGCGCAACCGGGCCGGCAACGAGGGTTACCCGGGCACCCAGCGCGGCGGCGGCGGCGGCAATGGCAAAGCCCTGTTTGCCCGAGGAGCGATTGGCGATCACGCGGACGGGGTCGATTGGTTCGTGGGTGGGGCCGGCGGTGACGAGGATGTGCTTGCCGGTGAGGCTTGCAGCCGGGGCGGCGACGTCGACCGCTGCGATTTCTGCCTGCACCGGCTGAGCTGGTGCATCTGTGAGGAGGCTGAGCGCCGCGAGGATCTGAGGCGGCTCGGGCAGGCGGCCGGGGCCGTACTCGCCGCAGGCCATGGCGCCTTCGGTAGGGTCGATCACCGTGACGCCGCGCGAACGAAGGGTGGCGACATTGGCCTGCGTCGCCTCGTGCAGCCACATCCGAACATTCATCGCGGGGGCGGCAAAGACCGGCTTGTCGGTGGCGAGCAGGAGGGTGGTCGCAAGGTCGTCGGCGATGCCGGCCGCCATCTTGGCGAGGAGGTCGGCGGTAGCCGGGCAGACCAGCACGAGGTCGGCGGCGCGGCTCAATTGGATGTGGCCCATCTCCGCCTCGTCCTTGAGGTCCCACAACGAGGTGTAGACCGGGCTTTCGGCCAAGGCGGCAAGGGTCATGGGCGTGACGAAATGCGCGCCGCCGCCGGTCAGGACCGGGGTCACCTCGTGGCCGTGGCGACGGGCGAGGCGGATCAGCTCCGCGGCCTTGAACGCGGCGATGCCGCCGCCGACGATGAGGAGGATGCGCATGGACGAGGCTGCTTAGCCGCTGGGCAGGCGCGGGCACAAGGAGGTGCCCTCTTGGAATGCCGCCCGCCGCACCCAGATACCCGCCGAACCGACAGGAGCTTGCCCGCGATGACCGACTATGTGCCGCCCAAGGTGTGGACCCCCAAGCCCGCGGAGGGGCGTTTCGCGGCGATCAACCGGCCCGTGGCCGGCGCGACCCACGACAAGGAGCTGCCGGTCGGCGAGCATCCCTTGCAGCTCTACAGCCTCGGCACCCCCAACGGGCAGAAGGTGACCATCCTGCTCGAGGAACTGCTTGCGGCGGGTCACAGCGGCGCGGAGTATGATGCGTGGCGGATCGACATCATGGAGGGCAACCAGTTCTCCAGCGGGTTCGTCGACATCAATCCCAACAGCAAGATCCCGGCGCTGGTCGACCGCAGCGGGCCCGAGCCGGTGCGGGTGTTCGAGAGCGGCGCGATCATGCTCTACCTGGCCGAAAAGTTCGGCGCGCTGCTCGGGACCAGCCGGGCGGAGACGCTGAGCTGGCTGTTCTGGCAGATGGGATCGGCACCGCTGCTGGGCGGCGGGTTCGGCCATTTCTTTGCTTATGCGCCGGTGAAGATCGAATATGCGATCGACCGCTACACGATGGAGGTGAAGCGGCAGCTGTCGGTGCTCGACCAGCGGCTGGCGCAAAGCGAATATGTGGCCGGCGGCGAGTACAGCATCGCCGACATCGCCATCTGGCCATGGTATGGATCGGTCGTGCGCGGACGCATCTACGAGGGTGCGGACGTATTCGTGGGGGCCGGGGAATATAACCACGTGAGGCGCTGGGCCGAACAGATCTGGGAGCGCCGGGCGGTCAGGCGCGGGTGGAGCGTCAACCGCACCTACGGGCCGGAGAACGAGCAGCTGGCCGAGCGCCACTCGGCTGCCGATCTGGACGCGCTGGGGCTCTGAAAACGATCGCTTGGCAAGGGCGAAAGGGACGCTAGGCTCCTCTCCACGTTCCGAGGAGAGCCCCGTCCCATGAAGTCTTCCATCTTCGCCCTTGCCGCTTTGCTGTCGTCTACCGCCTTTGCGCAGGGCGCGCCGATCGTGCAGCCGGGAGCCCCGGGGCAGGCCAGCCGAGTGATCGACGCGACCACCGCCAGCCGGATCGCCGACACCAGCTTTTCCGCCTTCGATGTGCGCTACCTGCAGGACATGATCCCGCACCACCAGCAGGCGACCGTGATGACCGCCCTGGTCGCGGGGCGGACCAACCGGCCCGAGATTCTGCAGATGGCCAAGCGGATCGACGCCACCCAGGCCGATGAGATGGCGTGGATGAAGAAGTGGCTGTCCGATCGCGGGCAGGCGAGTGCGAGCCCGCACGCCGCGCACATGATGATGGACGCCGCTCACATGACCCACATGGGCATGGCGACCCCGGCGCAGCTGGCGGAGATGCGAGCGGCCAAGGGCATCGCGTTCGAGCGGTTGTTCCTGACCCGCATGATCAGCCACCACGCCGGCGCGGTGCGGATGACGCAGGAGCTGACCGGGCGCGGCGGCACGGCGGCCGATCCGGGGCTGAACGCCTTCGTGGTCGATCTGGTCAAGGAGCAGCAGGAAGAGATCAAGCGGATGACCGCCCTGCTCGGCACGGTGGCGGAGGATCCGCGCACCGCGCTGGGCGCCGGGACCGCCAAGGCCGGGCAGGCGATCCGGGGCATGGCGCTGGTCGCGAGCCTGCCCAAGCCGACCGGTTTCTTCGATCCCCGCAATCCGTACGACCTGCCGGCCGAAGCACTGGTCAAGAAGGGCGAGAAGGTGCCCGAGGGGGCCGGCCGCTCACCGCTGCTCAGCTTCGCCCAGACGGACATGGCGTTCCAGGGCGACATTCTGGCGACCGGCAACTACCATGGGTTCAACCTGTACCGCGTAAGCCCAACCGGCGGCGCGCCGAGCCTGGTAAGCTCGGTGATCTGCCCGGGCGGGCAGGGCGACCTTTCGATCGTCGGCAACCTGTTGATCATGTCGGTCGAGCAGAACCGCGGGCGGCTCGACTGCGGGCGGCAGGGCAACCAGGAATATGTCAGCGCCGAACGCTTCCGCGGAATCCGCATCTTCGACATCTCCAACCTCGCCGCGCCGCGCCAGGTGGGCGCGGTCCAGACCTGCCGTGGAAGCCACACCCACAGCGTGGTGTCGGGACCGGGTCGCGACGGCAAGATCATCGTCTACGTGTCCGGGACGGCCAATGTCCGGTCGGACAAGGAGGACGCCAGCTGCGTCGCCGATCCGGGCTCGATGAAGTCGGCGCTGTTCTCGATCGACGTGATCGAGATCCCGGTCGCCAATCCCGCGGCGTCTCGGATCGTCGACCGGCCGCGGGTGTTCGGCGATCCCGCCACCGGAAGCATCTCGGGCCTGTGGGCGGGCGGCGACCATGGCGACGGGACGCAGGACACCGCGCAGACCGACCAGTGCCACGACATCACCGTCTTCCCGAGCGCCAAGATCGCCGCCGGAGCCTGCTCGGGCAACGGCCTGCTGCTCGACATCAGCAATCCCGCCAAGCCCAAGCGGATCGACCAGGTGATCGACCCGACCTTCGCCTACTGGCACAGCGCGACCTTCAACAACGACGGCACCAAGGTGCTGTTCACCGATGAATGGGGCGGCGGCGGACGGCCGCGCTGCCTGGTCAGCGACCCGACCAACTGGGGCGCCAACGCCATCTACGACATCGAGGGCGGGCGCCTGCGGTTCCGCAATCACTACAAGCTGCCGGCCGCGCAGACCGCCCAGGAGAATTGCGTCGCGCACAATGGGTCGATCATCCCGGTCCCGGGCCGCGACCTGTTCGTCCAGGCCTGGTACCAGGGCGGTATCTCGATCAGCGATTTCACGGACTCGAGCCGGCCGAGCGAGATCGGCTATTTCGACCGCGGGCCGGTCTACAAGGACGAGCTGGTGATGGGCGGCTTCTGGTCGGCTTATTACTACAAGGGCCGGATCTACGGGACCGAGATCGCGCGCGGGCTGGACGTGCTGGCGCTGCAGCCGTCGCCACAACTGAGCCCCAACGAGATCGCCGCGGCAGCGCTTGCGGTCTATCCCGACAATCGCTTCAACCCGCAGCAGCAGGTGCCGGTAAGCTGGCCGGCGGTGCCGGTGGTGGCGCTTGCCTATGTCGACCAGCTTGAGCGGTCGGGCAGCATCGCCCCGGCGCAGATCGCGCAGCTTCGCGCGGCGCTGGCGCGGCCAAATGCGGGACAGCTGCGCGGGCTGGCGAACGGCCTCAGGGCCCCGGCCGACCCAATCGCGGCCAAGCGTGTGGCGGCGCTGAGGGACGTGCTCGGGCGGATGGGCAGCGGGTCGCGGGTGGCGGCTCGATAGGGTTGTGCAAGGATTAAGTCGGGCAGGAGCGGGGGTAACGCTCCTTCTCCTGCTCGGCAGCTGCACGCTCAGGTTCCCGCTCGACCTGGTTTTCCAGGACGGGCGCCTCATGATCACCACAGAGCGCGAGTGGCGCTGGTTCCTCATCCCACATCGTCCGTCGCTCTCAGTATGCGGGATCGAGGTGTGGGACTCAGAGGGCTGGCTCTGGAAGGTGAAGGAGATCGCGCCCGGGCCCGGCTGCATGCCGACGCCCTTCGCCTATGGTGAGAAGCTTGGCCGGTTGGACGTCGAGGTGCCGGCAAAGCCGCTCCGGCGGGGTCGCAGCTACAGCATCTACGTTGCCGGCGAGTTTAGGCTCGAGGTGAAGAGCTTTGCCGTCAACAGCGAGGGCAAGCTTCGCTGGTTGCCCGACGAGCAGATGAATCCGCCGCCTGACAGTACAGGTCCGCGCTAGAGCCTAACCCTGGCCCTAGATGAGCAAGTAGAGCGCCGCGGCGCCCGCACCGGCGCCGAGCAGCGCAACCAGCAGGTCGCGCCAAGCCGGTCGCGGAAACTGCTTCACGTCGACATTCACTTCCGGAAGCTCGGGCGGGGCGCCGCCGGGGGCAGGGAAGAAATGGTCGACGCGGTCGATCAGGTCGGGGAGCTTTTCGAGCGTCCGCTTCCACTTGATCAGGCGGTCGGCGAGCGCGGCTTCCGGGCCGAGCTCCGAGCGGATCCATTCGCGCAGGAAGGGCTCGGCCGATTCCCACATGTTGATGTCGGGATCGAGGAAGGTGGCGACGCCTTCTTCCATCACCATGGTCTTCTGCAGCAGCAGCAGGTGCGGCTGGGTCGGCATGTCGAAGTCGCGGGTGATCGAGAACAGGCCTTCGAGCATCCGCCCGACGCTGATGTCCTTGACCGGCAGGCCGCGGATCGGCTCGCCCACCGCCCGGAGCGCGGTCGCAAACTCCTCGGCATTGTGGTGCGGAGGCACGTATTGCGCCTCGAAATGGATGTCGGCGACGCGGCCATAGTCGCCGGTGATCAGGCCGTAGAGGATCTCGGCCAGCCAGCGGCGGGCGCGGCGGTCGATCCGGCCCATGATCCCGAAGTCGATTGCGGCAAGGCGGCCATCGGGTAGGGCGAACAGATTGCCCTGGTGAAGATCGGCATGGAAGAAGCCGTCGATCACCGCCTGGCGCAGGAAGGCTTTGACCAGGATGTTGGCGAGCGCGCGGGGGTCGTGACCGGCGTCGAGCAATTGGTCGCGCTTGGAGAGCTTGATCCCATCGAGCCATTCCAGCGTCAGCACCCGGCGGGCGGTGCGGCGCCAGTCGATCTCGGGGACGTAGAAGCCGCTTTCGGCGACCATGTTTTCCTTCAGCTCGGACGCTGAGGCGGCCTCGCGCTGCAGGTCGAGCTCGCGCCGGGTCCACTGGCGGAAGTGGGCGATGACGGTCTTCGGGCGGAGGCGGCGGATTTCGTCGCCGGCGTGCGCCTCGAGGTGGGCGGCGGCCCATTCGTAGGTCTCGAGCGCTTCGGCGAAGGTCTCCTCGATCCCGGGGCGAAGAACCTTGACCGCGACCACGCGGCCTTCGGTCGTCACTGCGCGGTGGACCTGCGCGATCGAGGCGGCGCCGACCGGGGTTTCGTCGAACTCTCTGAACAGGCTTTCGAGCGGCGCTTCGAGCGCTTGTTCGACCGCCTTGCGAATCAGGGGGAAGGGAGCTGGCGGGAGCGAGTCCTGCAGCGCGAAGAGGTTGTGCGCGGCCTCCTCGCCGACAAGGTCGGGGCGGGTCGCCAGCGCCTGGCCGAACTTGATCGCGGCGGGCCCGAGCTGCTGGAGCGCGGCGGCATAGTCGGGCGCGGCGGGCTGGCGGAGGCCGAAGCGGGCGAGGCGGACGATGCGGCGCGCGAACGGCGGGGTAAGGGGATCACGCTCCACCCCCTGCAGCGCGCCGTAGCGGGCGAGCGTGCGGCCCCAGCGCAGGATGCGCAGCAGGTGGGTAAGCGAAGAACTCAAGCCTTCCACCCCGACCAGATGCAGACCAGGCCGCCCATCAGGGTCTCGGTGCGGGTGCGGGTGAAGCCGGCCTCGCCGATCATCCGCTCGAAGTCGTAAGGCTTGGGAAAGCGCCGGATGCTTTCGACGAGATAGCGATAGCTCGCCTCGTCGCTGGCAACCGCCTTCCCGATGCGCGGGATCGCCTTGTCGGCCCATTGTTCGTAGAGCTCGCCAAAGCCGGGCCAGTCGCTGGTCGAGAATTCGAGCACGAACAGGCGGCCGCCGAACTTCAGCACGCGGTGCGCATCGCGCAGGGCCTTGGGGATGTCGGTGACGTTCCGGATGCCGAAGGCGATGGTGTAGGCATCGAAGCTGCGGTCGGCGAAGCTCAGCTCCTCGGCGTTCTGGACCGACCAGTTGAGACCCTCGATGCCCTTCTTGGCGGCGCGCTCCTCACCGACACCGAGCATGTCGGCGTTGATGTCGCTGACTGTCACCGCCGCGCCGCGCCTGGCCATGCGGAAGGCGATGTCGCCGGTGCCGCCCGCCATGTCGAGGATGTGCTCGTGCGGTTGCGGCTTCACCCGGCTGACGAAGCGGTCCTTCCACAAGCGGTGCATGCCGCCGCTCATCAGGTCGTTCATCACGTCGTAGCGGCGGGCGACCGACGAGAAAACCTCGCCGACCTTGCGGGTCTTTTCCTCGGGGCTGACGAGCTGGTCGCCGAAGTTCACGGTATCGGGCATGGTTGGCGCTCTAGCGGCTTCATCACGCCATTCCCATCCCAAATAATATTGCAATTTGCAAAAATATAAAATACTCAAAAAATGCTAGGAGAGCGAAGATGAAGAAAGAGATATTCGAGCGCATCAAGAGAGCAGTCGATCGAGCTCCACGAAATGGTTACGTGGCTGAGCTTCATTTGCAGTGCCTCAAGCATGCTCATGAATTCGAAGGGCTTTCGAACAGAGAGATTTGCGACGAACTTGGTTTGGCCAGCTCATGGGGAACTGAGATTGCAAAGATGAGGAAGATACTTGGCCGTCTTGAGGCCGCTGGCCTCGATGTCCACCTAATCTAAATGCCCGAGCTTCCCGAAGTCGAAACCACCGTGCGCGGCCTGGCGAAGGTGCTGGAGGGCCGCCGGCTGACCAGGGTCGAGGCCCGGCGTGCCGATTTGCGCCGCGCGTTTCCACAAGACCTTGGCCAGCGGTTGACGGGCGCGCGGGTGACGGGCCTCGGCCGGCGCGCCAAATACGGGCTGATCCACACCGACCGCGGGGACACCATGGTGTTCCACCTCGGCATGAGCGGACGGTGGCGGATCGATCCGGCAGCGGACGAGCCGCACGATCATCTGGCGATGGAAACCGACGACGGGCACCGGCTGGTCCTGAACGACCCGCGCCGGTTCGGCAGCGTCGACCTGGTGCCGACCGCGGAGCTGGAAGGGTGGGGGCCGTTCAAGGCGCTCGGGCCCGAGCCGTTCGACCTTTCCGCAGAGGAACTGAAGCGGCGGCTGGCCAGGCGGAGCGCGGCGATCAAGCTGATGCTGCTCGACCAGAACATCGTCGCGGGACTGGGTAACATCTATGTCTGCGAGGCGCTGTTCCGGGCCGGGATCAATCCCAGGCGGGCGGCGGGCAAGGTCAGCCTCGAGCGCTTGAAGCGGCTGGTGCCGGCGATCCACGCGGTGCTGGACGAAGCGATTCTGGCGGGCGGGTCGAGCCTGCGCGATTATGCCCGTCCCGACGGCGAGCTGGGCTATTTCAGCAAGAGCTTCTCGGTTTACGACCGGGAAGGGGAGCCCTGCCCATGCGGCGGAACGGTGAAGCGGTTCGCGCAGGGCGGGCGATCGACCTGGTATTGTCCGGCCTGCCAGCGCTAGTGAGTTGACCGTGCAGGGCGCTTCGGTTAGTGGAGCGCCCAATCGGTGCGTGCCGCCTGAGGCCGCGCCGCTTTTCTTTTTGTCAGCATCACTAGGGAACCGAGCCAGCCATGGCGAACACGCCGCAAGCCAAGAAGCGCATCCGCCGCAACACCCGCCGCGCCGAAATCAACGGCGCGCGCGTCAGCCGCATCCGGACCTTCATCAAGGCCGTCGAGTCGGCGCTGCTGGCGGGCGACAAGGGTGCGGCTTCGGAAGCGCTCAAGCAGGCCCAGCCGGAGCTGGCTCGCGGAGTCGCGCGCGGCGTGCTTCACAAGAACACCGCCTCGCGCAAGTTCTCGCGCCTGACGAAGCGGGTTTCGTCGCTGGGCTGAAACGCTTCAGCCTGATCCAAAACGGGAAGGCCGTCGGATGCAAATCCGGCGGCCTTTTTCGTTACGGCTAAAAAACTGTTTCGTTACTGCGATTCGCATGAGAGGCCAGTTAACAGGTGGTCGAGAAATGGCTGAAAACCAACGTTAATTGGCGCTCCCCTCACAAAGGCCTGTCAAGCGGCTTTATTTCACTTCGATGAAAAATTGCCGTTGTCAGACGCCCTCCCAATGCTCCAGAAAACTCCTCCGGCAGTGATTCCACTGGGGGGATCCACGCGAGGCAAAGGACAGGCGCGTCGACTGCGGTCGGCGTGATCAATCCCTCTTGCCTGTGGCGCGACACTGTTGGCGCGGATGATTGGGAGGCAGGGTCGAGTGAGCGGTTTCGGAGATATGGCACAGGGACGGGGTGGCAATGCGGAGCTGGCGGGTGCCAGCGACAGCTCGCCGCTCAGCGCCGCCTGGGCCGCGATCCGGACCGGTCTGCGTCGCGATTGCGGCGCGCGGACTTTCGACGGCTGGCTGAAGCCTGCCGAGCTGGGCGAGTTCGATCCCGAATCGGGCAGCCTCGAGCTGATCATGCCGAGCCAGTTCATGGCCGACTGGGTACGCAGCCACTTCGGTGAGCGACTCCAGCTTGCCTGGCGGACGACGCTTCCGGTGGTGCGCGACGTGCGGGTGGTCGCCTGCGAGGGCGGTCCTCGTCCTGCGCCTCTGCTGATCCTCGACGAGGAGCCGCTTCCGGCCGAGCGCAAGGCCGCCGCTGCGCCGCATCCGCGCCCGGCATTCGATCCGCGCTACAGCTTCGGCAGCTTCATCGTCGGCAAGGCCAATGAAGTCGCCGCAACCGCCGCCAAGACCCTGGCCGAAGCACCGACGGTCACTTTCAATCCGCTGTTCCTCCATGGCGGCACCGGGCGGGGCAAGACCCACCTGCTGCATGCGCTGGGCCAGCGCTTCCTCGAGCTCAATCCCTCCGCGCAGGTGGTGATGATGAGCGCCGAGAAGTTCATGGTCGAATTCGTCCGTGCGATTCGCGAGAATGACACCATCGGTTTCAAGCAGCGGCTGCGCAGCGCCGACCTGCTGCTGATCGACGACGTCCAGTTCATCGCCGGCAAGGAATCGACGCAGGAAGAATTCTTCCACACGATGAACGAGATCATCAACGCCGGTAAGCGGTTGGTGATCACGTCGGACCGGGCGCCGCAGGACCTGGACGGGATCGCGCCGCGCATCCTGTCGCGCCTGAGCTGGGGCCTGGTCGCGGACATCAATGCCGCCGACCTCGAGCTGCGCTACAACATCCTGCTGGCGAAGCTAGCGCTGCTGCCCGGCATCAGCATGGCCGACAATGTGGTCGATTTCCTCGCCCGCCGGCTGACCAACTCGATCCGCGAGCTGGAAGGCGCGCTCAATCGGATCGGCGCCTATGCGCTGATGACCGGGCGCGCGATCGACCTGGCGTTCGTCGAGGAAGTGCTGGCGAACGTGCTTCGCGCCAACCAGCGCCGGATCAGCATCGACGAGATCCAGACCCGCGTTGCCGACCATTATTGCATCCGCAAGGCGGAGATGGTGTCGGCCCGGCGCGCCCGGGAAGTCGCCCGTCCGCGGCAGGTGGCGATGTACCTGTCGAAGCAGCTGACGCCCAAGTCGCTTCCCGACATCGGCCGCCGCTTCGGTGGGCGCGACCATACGACGGTGATCCATGCCGTGAAGCAGATCGAGAAGCTGCGCGCGTCCGATCCCGATATCGATGCGGCGATCCGCCTGCTGACCCGCCAGCTGGAAGGCTGAGGCGCTCCCTTAACCCTGCATCCGGCTGAGCCGGTCGCGGCGTTCGATCGCCCGGGCGTAGGTCTTGAGCACTGCTGCGTTGATCACGTCCCAATCCTGCGTCTTGGCAAAGGCGAGGCCGGCGGCGCCGTGGCGTGCGCGAAGGGCCGGGTCGGCGGCGTAGGCAGCGACCGCGGCGGCCAGCGCGGGAATGTCGCCGGGCTCGGCCAGGGTGCCGGTTTCTCCGTCGCGCACCAGGTTCGTCGCACCGGTGGCGGCGGCGGCGACGACCGGCAGCGC
Coding sequences within it:
- a CDS encoding HTH-like domain-containing protein produces the protein MKKEIFERIKRAVDRAPRNGYVAELHLQCLKHAHEFEGLSNREICDELGLASSWGTEIAKMRKILGRLEAAGLDVHLI
- the mutM gene encoding bifunctional DNA-formamidopyrimidine glycosylase/DNA-(apurinic or apyrimidinic site) lyase, producing the protein MPELPEVETTVRGLAKVLEGRRLTRVEARRADLRRAFPQDLGQRLTGARVTGLGRRAKYGLIHTDRGDTMVFHLGMSGRWRIDPAADEPHDHLAMETDDGHRLVLNDPRRFGSVDLVPTAELEGWGPFKALGPEPFDLSAEELKRRLARRSAAIKLMLLDQNIVAGLGNIYVCEALFRAGINPRRAAGKVSLERLKRLVPAIHAVLDEAILAGGSSLRDYARPDGELGYFSKSFSVYDREGEPCPCGGTVKRFAQGGRSTWYCPACQR
- the rpsT gene encoding 30S ribosomal protein S20, with amino-acid sequence MANTPQAKKRIRRNTRRAEINGARVSRIRTFIKAVESALLAGDKGAASEALKQAQPELARGVARGVLHKNTASRKFSRLTKRVSSLG
- the dnaA gene encoding chromosomal replication initiator protein DnaA, which gives rise to MAQGRGGNAELAGASDSSPLSAAWAAIRTGLRRDCGARTFDGWLKPAELGEFDPESGSLELIMPSQFMADWVRSHFGERLQLAWRTTLPVVRDVRVVACEGGPRPAPLLILDEEPLPAERKAAAAPHPRPAFDPRYSFGSFIVGKANEVAATAAKTLAEAPTVTFNPLFLHGGTGRGKTHLLHALGQRFLELNPSAQVVMMSAEKFMVEFVRAIRENDTIGFKQRLRSADLLLIDDVQFIAGKESTQEEFFHTMNEIINAGKRLVITSDRAPQDLDGIAPRILSRLSWGLVADINAADLELRYNILLAKLALLPGISMADNVVDFLARRLTNSIRELEGALNRIGAYALMTGRAIDLAFVEEVLANVLRANQRRISIDEIQTRVADHYCIRKAEMVSARRAREVARPRQVAMYLSKQLTPKSLPDIGRRFGGRDHTTVIHAVKQIEKLRASDPDIDAAIRLLTRQLEG